From a region of the Arachis ipaensis cultivar K30076 chromosome B09, Araip1.1, whole genome shotgun sequence genome:
- the LOC107617917 gene encoding U-box domain-containing protein 32 isoform X1 — protein sequence MGSIQLAEAEEQDTHTVFVAVGNNIHKTQQLLHWASHNFPSKSICLLHVHHPHPIDSSPDRNPYRDETRSLSFSDNESKKIHELLDQYVATLVQTGVRAHKLLIEMDNIEKGIMEAIAQHNIRLLVIGAAADRYNLGKLAEQESTKIIPVHKQAVPSCNIWFICNGNIKCTRVDSKRTPEIETAPPLLVCNSNAEAEQSQKFEYESIPNGLEHLDSDDVEEIETVSSHSSLRSKWSSISVADSSKLSGLLFCEEEVDGEIEDKSEINGRLEESTRDSKSMRRKEFEEALKQRKVKESSLEDEALEMESLCAKEKNKRREVEEQLAREKEELQKTKNQQDEIMYELQTVQEQNSALENQLSERQETAKELEEKILSAVDLLISFKEKRDRLQIECANAVRQVRVLREFGKSHTSFSYAVEFPVFSFMEINQATNDFDPSWKIGEGRYGSVYKGVLRNMHVAIKMLPSYGCHSQLEFERQVAVLSRVRHRNLLTLIGTCAESRSLVYEYLNNGSLEGHLARKEKSPLPWQIRISVAADICSALIFLHSSEPSIIHGNLKASKVLLDANFVAKLADIGIHGLVEKNVDSAHTTIHNKPNESLAYVDPEYLATGKFTPESDVYSFGILLLQLLTGRPLLGLVRDVKCALEKDNLEAVLDFSAGEWPLDQTIHLAYLALRCCHKTWLNRPDLTSDIWDVLEPFRTTCMNMPPYLTSKKHRRTPSHFVCPIVQEVMEDPYIAADGFTYEAEAIREWLDSGHDTSPMTNLKLEHTNLVPNYALHNAIQEWQQLQ from the exons CAGATAGAAACCCTTATAGGGATGAAACACGATCTCTTTCATTCTCGGACAATGAAAGTAAAAAAATCCATGAACTCTTGGACCAATATGTTGCCACTCTTGTCCAAACAGGG GTAAGGGCACATAAATTGTTGATTGAGATGGACAATATTGAGAAAGGGATTATGGAAGCTATTGCTCAGCACAATATTAGATTGCTTGTAATTGGAGCTGCAGCAGACAGATATAACTTGGG GAAATTGGCTGAGCAAGAGTCAACAAAGATTATTCCTGTACATAAACAAGCAGTTCCATCATGTAATATTTGGTTCATTTGCAATGGCAACATCAAATGTACCAG GGTAGATAGTAAACGTACACCTGAAATAGAGACTGCCCCTCCACTGTTGGTGTGCAATTCAAATGCAGAAGCCGAACAATCACAGAAGTTTGAATATGAATCGATTCCTAATGGATTGGAACATTTAG ATTCTGATGATGTGGAAGAAATTGAAACTGTCAGTTCCCACAGTTCATTACGTTCAAAATGGTCCTCCATTAGTGTTGCTGACAGTTCAAAGTTGTCAGGATTGCTGTTTTGTGAG GAGGAGGTAGATGGTGAAATTGAAGACAAAAGTGAAATAAATGGTAGACTGGAAGAGTCCACTAGAGATTCCAAAAGCATGAGGCGAAAAGAATTTGAAGAGGCTTTAAAGCAGCGGAAAGTCAAAGAAAGTTCTTTGGAG GATGAAGCATTAGAAATGGAAAGCCTGTGTGCtaaggagaaaaacaaaagaagagaAGTTGAAGAACAATTAGCTAGAGAgaaggaagaattacaaaagacAAAGAATCAGCAAGATGAAATAATGTATGAGTTGCAAACTGTCCAAGAACAAAATTCAGCACTTGAGAACCAACTTTCTGAGAGACAGGAAACAGCAAAAGAGTTGGAGGAGAAGATTTTATCAGCTGTGGACCTGTTGATAAGTTTCAAGGAAAAACGAGATAGACTGCAGATAGAGTGTGCAAATGCAGTAAGGCAAGTCCGAGTGCTGAGGGAATTTGGAAAGTCACATACTTCATTTTCTtatgcagtagaattccctgtaTTTTCTTTCATGGAGATCAATCAGGCAACTAATGATTTTGATCCATCTTGGAAGATTGGAGAAGGAAGATATGGAAGTGTTTACAAAGGAGTGCTTCGCAATATGCATGTTGCTATAAAAATGTTACCTTCTTATGGCTGTCACAGCCAATTGGAGTTTGAACGTCAG GTAGCAGTTTTGAGTCGGGTGAGACATCGAAACCTGTTGACACTGATTGGAACATGTGCCGAGTCTAGGTCACTTGTGTATGAATATCTAAATAATGGCAGCCTTGAAGGTCACCTTGCCCGCAAAGAGAAGTCTCCACTTCCATGGCAAATTCGAATATCCGTTGCTGCTGACATATGTTCTGCTCTAATTTTTCTTCACTCTAGCGAGCCTAGTATTATACATGGGAATTTGAAAGCTAGTAAGGTTCTCCTTGATGCTAACTTTGTTGCCAAACTTGCTGACATTGGCATTCATGGTTTAGTTGAGAAGAATGTGGATTCAGCTCACACAACAATACACAACAAACCAAATGAAAGTTTGGCATATGTTGATCCAGAGTATCTTGCCACTGGCAAATTCACTCCAGAATCGGATGTGTATTCGTTCGGAATCCTGTTGTTGCAACTTCTAACCGGAAGACCACTTTTGGGGCTAGTCAGAGATGTCAAATGTGCATTGGAAAAGGATAACCTTGAAGCAGTATTGGACTTCTCAGCTGGTGAGTGGCCACTTGATCAAACTATACATCTGGCCTATTTAGCATTGAGATGTTGTCACAAGACTTGGCTGAACCGGCCGGACCTCACATCAGATATTTGGGATGTTCTTGAACCATTCAGAACTACATGCATGAACATGCCACCATATTTGACATCCAAGAAACATCGCCGCACTCCATCCCACTTTGTATGCCCCATTGTGCAG GAGGTAATGGAAGATCCGTACATAGCTGCAGATGGCTTTACGTATGAAGCCGAGGCAATAAGAGAATGGTTGGATAGTGGTCACGACACTTCCCCCATGACAAACCTCAAGCTTGAGCACACAAATTTAGTGCCTAATTATGCATTACATAATGCAATTCAAGAATGGCAGCAACTACAGTGA
- the LOC107617917 gene encoding U-box domain-containing protein 32 isoform X2, translating to MGSIQLAEAEEQDTHTVFVAVGNNIHKTQQLLHWASHNFPSKSICLLHVHHPHPIDSSHRNPYRDETRSLSFSDNESKKIHELLDQYVATLVQTGVRAHKLLIEMDNIEKGIMEAIAQHNIRLLVIGAAADRYNLGKLAEQESTKIIPVHKQAVPSCNIWFICNGNIKCTRVDSKRTPEIETAPPLLVCNSNAEAEQSQKFEYESIPNGLEHLDSDDVEEIETVSSHSSLRSKWSSISVADSSKLSGLLFCEEEVDGEIEDKSEINGRLEESTRDSKSMRRKEFEEALKQRKVKESSLEDEALEMESLCAKEKNKRREVEEQLAREKEELQKTKNQQDEIMYELQTVQEQNSALENQLSERQETAKELEEKILSAVDLLISFKEKRDRLQIECANAVRQVRVLREFGKSHTSFSYAVEFPVFSFMEINQATNDFDPSWKIGEGRYGSVYKGVLRNMHVAIKMLPSYGCHSQLEFERQVAVLSRVRHRNLLTLIGTCAESRSLVYEYLNNGSLEGHLARKEKSPLPWQIRISVAADICSALIFLHSSEPSIIHGNLKASKVLLDANFVAKLADIGIHGLVEKNVDSAHTTIHNKPNESLAYVDPEYLATGKFTPESDVYSFGILLLQLLTGRPLLGLVRDVKCALEKDNLEAVLDFSAGEWPLDQTIHLAYLALRCCHKTWLNRPDLTSDIWDVLEPFRTTCMNMPPYLTSKKHRRTPSHFVCPIVQEVMEDPYIAADGFTYEAEAIREWLDSGHDTSPMTNLKLEHTNLVPNYALHNAIQEWQQLQ from the exons ATAGAAACCCTTATAGGGATGAAACACGATCTCTTTCATTCTCGGACAATGAAAGTAAAAAAATCCATGAACTCTTGGACCAATATGTTGCCACTCTTGTCCAAACAGGG GTAAGGGCACATAAATTGTTGATTGAGATGGACAATATTGAGAAAGGGATTATGGAAGCTATTGCTCAGCACAATATTAGATTGCTTGTAATTGGAGCTGCAGCAGACAGATATAACTTGGG GAAATTGGCTGAGCAAGAGTCAACAAAGATTATTCCTGTACATAAACAAGCAGTTCCATCATGTAATATTTGGTTCATTTGCAATGGCAACATCAAATGTACCAG GGTAGATAGTAAACGTACACCTGAAATAGAGACTGCCCCTCCACTGTTGGTGTGCAATTCAAATGCAGAAGCCGAACAATCACAGAAGTTTGAATATGAATCGATTCCTAATGGATTGGAACATTTAG ATTCTGATGATGTGGAAGAAATTGAAACTGTCAGTTCCCACAGTTCATTACGTTCAAAATGGTCCTCCATTAGTGTTGCTGACAGTTCAAAGTTGTCAGGATTGCTGTTTTGTGAG GAGGAGGTAGATGGTGAAATTGAAGACAAAAGTGAAATAAATGGTAGACTGGAAGAGTCCACTAGAGATTCCAAAAGCATGAGGCGAAAAGAATTTGAAGAGGCTTTAAAGCAGCGGAAAGTCAAAGAAAGTTCTTTGGAG GATGAAGCATTAGAAATGGAAAGCCTGTGTGCtaaggagaaaaacaaaagaagagaAGTTGAAGAACAATTAGCTAGAGAgaaggaagaattacaaaagacAAAGAATCAGCAAGATGAAATAATGTATGAGTTGCAAACTGTCCAAGAACAAAATTCAGCACTTGAGAACCAACTTTCTGAGAGACAGGAAACAGCAAAAGAGTTGGAGGAGAAGATTTTATCAGCTGTGGACCTGTTGATAAGTTTCAAGGAAAAACGAGATAGACTGCAGATAGAGTGTGCAAATGCAGTAAGGCAAGTCCGAGTGCTGAGGGAATTTGGAAAGTCACATACTTCATTTTCTtatgcagtagaattccctgtaTTTTCTTTCATGGAGATCAATCAGGCAACTAATGATTTTGATCCATCTTGGAAGATTGGAGAAGGAAGATATGGAAGTGTTTACAAAGGAGTGCTTCGCAATATGCATGTTGCTATAAAAATGTTACCTTCTTATGGCTGTCACAGCCAATTGGAGTTTGAACGTCAG GTAGCAGTTTTGAGTCGGGTGAGACATCGAAACCTGTTGACACTGATTGGAACATGTGCCGAGTCTAGGTCACTTGTGTATGAATATCTAAATAATGGCAGCCTTGAAGGTCACCTTGCCCGCAAAGAGAAGTCTCCACTTCCATGGCAAATTCGAATATCCGTTGCTGCTGACATATGTTCTGCTCTAATTTTTCTTCACTCTAGCGAGCCTAGTATTATACATGGGAATTTGAAAGCTAGTAAGGTTCTCCTTGATGCTAACTTTGTTGCCAAACTTGCTGACATTGGCATTCATGGTTTAGTTGAGAAGAATGTGGATTCAGCTCACACAACAATACACAACAAACCAAATGAAAGTTTGGCATATGTTGATCCAGAGTATCTTGCCACTGGCAAATTCACTCCAGAATCGGATGTGTATTCGTTCGGAATCCTGTTGTTGCAACTTCTAACCGGAAGACCACTTTTGGGGCTAGTCAGAGATGTCAAATGTGCATTGGAAAAGGATAACCTTGAAGCAGTATTGGACTTCTCAGCTGGTGAGTGGCCACTTGATCAAACTATACATCTGGCCTATTTAGCATTGAGATGTTGTCACAAGACTTGGCTGAACCGGCCGGACCTCACATCAGATATTTGGGATGTTCTTGAACCATTCAGAACTACATGCATGAACATGCCACCATATTTGACATCCAAGAAACATCGCCGCACTCCATCCCACTTTGTATGCCCCATTGTGCAG GAGGTAATGGAAGATCCGTACATAGCTGCAGATGGCTTTACGTATGAAGCCGAGGCAATAAGAGAATGGTTGGATAGTGGTCACGACACTTCCCCCATGACAAACCTCAAGCTTGAGCACACAAATTTAGTGCCTAATTATGCATTACATAATGCAATTCAAGAATGGCAGCAACTACAGTGA
- the LOC107616093 gene encoding uncharacterized protein LOC107616093 translates to MPVAKLTASGSPDVMKTEDRNDSIDTIIRQAIGKEPFLSFPRAGDSPVQWIQLLHALDQQELPGWPLLSPVKVQLQKCDKCSREFCSPINHRRHMRVHHRLKKLDKDSKKNRDLLGAYWDKLSIEEAKEVVSFKNVMLEEVPGSSILNALASLTQKQGLSSLPQYYLRAGSALLDIVESRPSSFPISSQELFSILDDSSEKTFLCGTAVSMQRYVFDGEAGKIGLEPKNIVSCTSFLVEQKLVKAWLADKEAEALKCQKQLVEEEEAAQKRQAEILERKRQKKLRQKEQKGRELLEDDIEIKRNINSTGEAVLSAETSLDTCVFEAHNSDTFADHASSPHASACHFPDIYEGAERDSGYECDTDQNIERQTSHRHNRRRMMVARQQGLPKSQWAVSNCLHASPYSQLSKHGVIQRYGTNRDQRVTSITNGMKVWSRKPKPDIDGMVSKARLQKEPDKVKNHEVLIGSISVTLSNCSQSVGSLVASHGDDIVENPTKQCTVQEKPVKPDSSQSSNNPLTVKFWRPIDKHGTKDPFPLQNGRAGAEADTYEKQDQTLSGQSSLRVYSIDHSDIGFGNKFPDFGAKAYPRSLFSRHAAKVFLAQRWKEVQDRELTASEFSNADRYGTVANAENQLHATSEVTKSKTKMKPKKGIKIKYIPKQKAAT, encoded by the exons ATGCCAGTTGCTAAACTCACGGCCTCTGGCTCTCCTGATGTCATGAAAACAGAAGACAGAAATGATTCTATAGATACCATCATCAGACAAGCAATTGGAAAGgaacctttcctttcttttccTAGGGCTGGTGACAGCCCTGTACAATGGATTCAATTACTCCATGCTTTAGACCAGCAAG AACTTCCAGGGTGGCCTTTGCTTTCTCCTGTGAAAGTTCAGTTGCAGAAGTGTGACAAGTGTTCTCGAGAGTTTTGCTCTCCCATTAACCATAGAAGACATATGCGTGTACACCATCGATTGAAGAAGCTTGATAAG GATTCTAAGAAAAACCGAGATCTTCTAGGAGCTTATTGGGATAAG CTCTCTATAGAAGAGGCAAAAGAAGTTGTGTCATTCAAGAATGTAATGTTGGAG GAAGTTCCAGGGTCTTCAATTTTAAATGCTTTGGCAAGTCTTACTCAAAAACAAGGATTGTCTTCTCTTCCACAGTATTATCTTAGGGCTGGTTCTGCCCTTCTG GATATTGTCGAATCGAGGCCTTCAAGCTTTCCTATATCTTCCCAAGAGTTGTTCAGTATACTTGATGATTCCAGTGAAAAAACATTTTTGTGTGGGACAGCAGTGTCAATGCAAAGATATGTTTTTGATGGAGAGGCTGGAAAGATTGGTCTTGAACCAAAAAACATAGTTTCTTGCACTAGTTTCTTGGTAGAGCAGAAATTG GTGAAGGCATGGCTTGCAGACAAAGAAGCTGAAGCATTGAAGTGTCAGAAGCAGCTAGTTGAGGAGGAAGAAGCTGCTCAGAAAAG ACAAGCTGAGATTTTGGAGAGGAAACGCCAGAAAAAGCTTAGACAAAAAGAACAGAAGGGGAGGGAACTGCTCGAAGATGACATTGAAATTAAACGGAACATCAATAGCACAGGAGAGGCTGTACTATCTGCAGAAACATCTTTGGATACGTGTGTCTTTGAAGCACATAATTCTGATACATTTGCAGATCATGCTTCTTCACCACATGCATCTGCCTGTCACTTTCCTGACATTTATGAAGGTGCTGAAAGGGACTCAGGGTATGAATGTGACACTGATCAAAATATTGAGCGACAAACATCCCACAGACATAATCGTCGACGCATGATGGTTGCAAGACAGCAAGGACTGCCAAAATCACAGTGGGCTGTATCCAACTGTTTACATGCGAGCccatattctcaattatcaaagCATGGAGTCATTCAGAGATATGGGACAAACCGGGATCAAAGAGTGACTTCTATTACTAATGGGATGAAAGTATGGAGTCGAAAGCCTAAACCGGATATTGATGGGATGGTTTCAAAAGCCAGACTGCAAAAAGAACCAGACAAGGTTAAGAATCATGAAGTATTGATAGGATCTATATCTGTAACTCTAAGCAATTGCAGCCAATCAGTGGGTAGCCTTGTGGCATCTCATGGTGATGATATTGTGGAGAATCCGACAAAGCAGTGTACTGTACAGGAGAAGCCAGTGAAACCTGATTCCTCCCAGAGTAGCAACAACCCATTAACAGTGAAGTTTTGGCGGCCAATTGACAAACATGGAACCAAAGACCCATTTCCACTTCAAAATGGTAGGGCTGGAGCTGAAGCTGATACTTATGAAAAACAGGATCAAACTTTGTCAGGTCAAAGTAGTTTAAGGGTGTATAGTATAGATCATAGTGATATTGGTTTCGGGAACAAGTTTCCCGATTTTGGTGCTAAAGCATATCCAAGAAGCCTTTTCTCCAGACATGCTGCCAAAGTCTTTCTTGCACAAA GATGGAAAGAA